The Euphorbia lathyris chromosome 3, ddEupLath1.1, whole genome shotgun sequence genome contains a region encoding:
- the LOC136223940 gene encoding stemmadenine O-acetyltransferase-like, whose protein sequence is MEVSVVSVESIRPSSSHVHHLKPFNLCLLDQLIPNSYTPLILFYNTKNFHMKNTQITAQLKWSLSNTLNLYYPLSGRVKDNLIIDNFDAGVPYLEARVNSHLSGFLRDHQIETLNRFLPYQNFYRQLDPTIPQLAVQVNVFDCGSIALGLCLSHKIMDGMTTRSFLKTWAANLSGSYKNLIQPGLYEASSIFPPQKSLSSRYTSLMDGIWFGERRCKTRRFVFDANAVAALRTKGKSELVENPTRVQALSAFIWKCAMKACNRISGSSIRPSVMIQSVNIRRLTKPRMSRHSIGNLVLHSNARYNPEEMEMEMNQLVSLLQKSVGKINSEYVKTMSGDEGCAAILRDTDELLEASMENNPHVFACASWNSLGLTEIDFGWGQPIWVGVCGEMSCDINDVILVDTGTRRSNACEAWITLEEATMDVLQHDPEFLAFANSSENVVI, encoded by the coding sequence ATGGAAGTTTCAGTTGTATCAGTAGAAAGCATAAGACCATCTTCTTCACATGTTCATCATCTCAAACCTTTCAATCTCTGCCTTTTAGACCAGCTTATACCCAACAGTTATACTCCTCTAATTCTCTTCTACAACACTAAgaattttcatatgaaaaaCACCCAAATCACAGCTCAACTAAAATGGTCACTCTCCAACACTCTAAATCTCTACTACCCTTTATCAGGAAGAGTGAAAGACAACCTTATAATCGACAACTTCGATGCGGGTGTTCCTTATTTGGAAGCTCGAGTGAACAGTCATTTGTCGGGTTTCCTCCGAGATCATCAAATAGAAACGTTGAATAGGTTCCTTCCATACCAAAATTTCTACAGACAACTTGATCCAACAATACCACAACTAGCTGTGCAAGTGAATGTTTTCGACTGTGGCAGCATTGCTCTCGGCCTGTGTTTGTCCCACAAGATCATGGATGGAATGACAACCCGTTCCTTTCTTAAGACATGGGCAGCCAATTTGAGTGGTTCCTATAAAAACCTCATACAGCCTGGTCTATACGAGGCTTCGTCGATATTTCCACCGCAGAAATCATTGTCTTCTCGCTATACATCATTGATGGATGGCATTTGGTTCGGTGAACGCAGGTGCAAGACAAGGCGATTCGTGTTCGATGCGAATGCAGTAGCTGCCTTGAGGACAAAAGGAAAAAGTGAGTTGGTAGAGAATCCAACTCGAGTTCAAGCATTAAGTGCTTTCATATGGAAATGTGCTATGAAAGCTTGCAATAGAATATCAGGTTCCTCCATTCGGCCATCTGTGATGATTCAATCAGTGAATATCCGAAGACTAACCAAGCCACGAATGTCGAGACATTCGATTGGAAACCTGGTTTTGCATTCAAATGCAAGGTATAATCCTGAAgagatggagatggagatgAATCAGTTGGTGAGTTTATTACAGAAAAGTGTAGGAAAAATCAATAGTGAATATGTAAAGACTATGTCAGGTGATGAAGGGTGTGCAGCCATTTTAAGAGACACAGATGAGCTCCTAGAGGCTTCCATGGAGAATAATCCTCATGTGTTTGCCTGTGCAAGTTGGAATTCTTTAGGTTTAACTGAGATTGATTTTGGATGGGGGCAGCCTATTTGGGTTGGAGTATGTGGAGAGATGAGTTGTGATATAAATGATGTGATTCTTGTAGATACAGGAACAAGAAGAAGCAATGCATGTGAGGCATGGATCACATTAGAAGAGGCCACCATGGATGTTCTTCAACATGATCCTGAGTTTCTTGCTTTTGCAAATTCCTCTGAAAATGTTGTAATctaa